The Deltaproteobacteria bacterium sequence GGGGACGTAGAGGAGGATAAAGAGCATGATCACAAGCTCGACGCTTATCAGCATCATGCCGACGCTCATACCGGATTTCAGCGGGATCTCCATCGTCGGGAAGGGTTTGCCCCTGAGGCCCGCGAATGCGGTCCGGGAATTAGCGTAGGTGTTGATCCGGATGCCGAACCAGGCCACCCCGTAGCTTCCCAGGATGCCGATGATGCTGAAGATGACGATGATTACGACCTGGACGGTGGCGTAGTGCAGCAGGAACCCGAAGTAGACCACCATGATCGCGGCGATGAATGCCCAGAGGAGCGCGATGAACTTCCCCTGCGTTATGAGGTAGGTCTTGCAGGTTTCGTAGATCAGCTCCGAAATCTCGAGCATCGCCTTGTGGACGGGAAGGTTCTTGATCGCCAGGAACTGCATGAACCCGAAGCCCATTCCCAACAGGCATATTACGAGCCCGCCCACCAGGAGGTTGTGCCCCGACATCCCGAGGAACGAAACGCTGCCCAGATCCGGGATCTTAAGCTCCGCCTCGCTGGCGTTTGCGACGGCGGCGAACGTCAGGATGAACAGCGGGATCGCGCAAACCGCCAATATTCGCGCGACGGTGGATAGTTTGAGACGGCGTGCCTTGGATAACATCATGCCCCTCCCTGCCATGGAATTATGAATGGTGAGAAATGCGGGTTCAGACGGGAAATCCCCCTGGATTTAAAAAGCAAAAACCGCTTTCCGGAGACGCTCCGAGGATAATGAAACTTGCATTAAATACCACGGCTTTCCGGCGGGGTCAAGGGGAAAACGTATACAGTATCCGGACACGTTCCGCGGGCGAGCCGCCGAGACGGGGTACCCGTCGGGCCGGGTCCCGGCAGCTCGCCGGCAGCTCGCCCGCGGCTCGCCCGCGGAACGTGCCCCCGCGGGAAATGTACGTTATATTAGGTTGATGGAATTCAGGGGGAAACTGATCCTCGCGCCGATGGCGGGGATCACCGACACGACGTTCCGGCTCATCTGCCGGGAAAACGGGGCCGACGCCGTCCTCACCGAGATGGCCTCCGCGAAGGGCCTCCTTATGCAGCCTGAGCGGACCCGGCGGTTCCTGGAATATTCCGTAGCGGAACGCCCCATCGGGGCTCAGCTTTTCGGCGCTTCCCCGGTGGAAATCGGCGAGGCCGCCGCCGCTGTAGGGGGCATGGGATTCGATTTCGTCGACATAAACATGGGATGCCCCGTCCGCAAGGTAACCGGGGGGGGCGCCGGGTCGGCGCTCCTTGCCAACCCCGTGCTGGCGGGTGAAATCGCCGCCGCCGCCGTCCGGAACGCGGGCATCCCCGTCACCGCGAAGATACGCGCAGGTTTCGGAGCGGATACGGACGGCTTCCTGGATGTGGCGCGGGCGGTTTTCGAGGCGGGCGCCGCCGCCGTGACCCTCCACCCCCGCACGCGGGGCCAGATGTTCTCGGGCCTGGCGGACTGGAGCCGGATCGCTGCGCTGAAAATGGAGTTTCCGGACCGTATAATCATCGGCAACGGCGATGTAAGAACGCCCGGGGACGCGGCCCGCATGATTTCCGAAACCGGATGCGACGCCGTCATGGTGGGGCGCGCGGCGCTCGGCAATCCGTGGGTCTTCCGGGAAATGCGGAACGATCCGGCGCGGCTCTTCGCTCCGGCGGGACCGGCGGCGCTCCCTTCCGCCCCGGCCCTTCCCGCCGGCGAACGGCGGGCGGTCATCCTTCGCCACGGCGAGGAGATGCACCGGCGGCTGGGGAACGCCGGGATCCGCGACATGCGCAAGCACCTGGCATGGTACAGCAGGGGAATCCCGGGAGCCGCCGCCTTCCGGGGAGATCTTGTGAGGGTTTCCACGCTCGAGGATTTCCGCGCAGCCGTCGAGCGATTCTATTGAGCGACCTCCACCAGCAGGTCCTGGAATCGGTCAACACAGGGATACTGGTGTTCGACGGAGACGGAAAACTCGTCTACATGAACCCGGCCGCTGAAGAGATACTCCAGGGATCGGAGCAGTCCCTCAAGGGCAGGCATTACCGGACGCTTTTCCGGGGAAGCCCCTCGGCCGTCCGCATCGCGAGGAAAGCGCTCGCCGAAAACGCCGCCGTCACCGGATTCGACGTCGGGCTCCGCCTGCCCAACCGGGGACCCGAGATGCCCCCCCTGTCGGTAATCATCGGCGCGTCTCCCCTTTCCTGGCCGGGGGGCGAGTTGCGGGGCGCCGTGCTGTCGATGAAACCGTCGGAGATCCTTACGATGGTGGAACGGGAAGAGCAGGCGGCGTTGAGCGCCGAGGAGATGCAGATGCTCGCCTACGGCATCGCGCACGAGATAAAGAATCCGCTCGGGGGGATACTGGGGGCGGCCCAATGGATTCTCCGCAGGGAGGCGTCCGAGTCGGAGCGCGGGGAGGGGATCCGGCTCATCCGCAGGGAGGCCGAGCGGATCAACGGACTCGTCGAGAAGATGCTGGAAATGGGGAAGCCCGCACGCAATCCGAGGCCTTTCGCTCTTCTCGCGCTGCTGCTCGAAGCGGAGGAACTTCTGAAAGCGGAGGCCCGCGCCCAAGGCAAGGAGATAGCATTCGAGCGTCATGTCGACCCGAGCCTTCCCGACGTCCTCGGGCATCCGGACGCGATCTTCCGGGCGATCGTAAACATCATCAAGAATGGGATCGAAGCGATCGGGAAAAAGGGAACCATAAGGATAGACGGGCGGATGAACGTCAATTTCAGGGTCAGCCGGGGGAGAGGCCGGAAACGCTCCTTCCTCGATGTCATAATCGCCGACGACGGGTCAGGGATGTCCGAAGAGGACATCCGGAAGGCATTTCTACCCTTTTACACGACCAAACCGAAAGGGACGGGCCTGGGGCTTGTCATGGCCCGCCAGGCCGTCACCCGCAACGGCGGCAAACTCGAAATAAAGTCCGTGCGGGGAGCCGGAACGACGGTTAAAATATCCCTTCCCGTCGAACCCGGGAAGAAGGCCTGACGTTGAAAAAAGTCCTGATCGCAGATGACGACGAAAGCATCCGCTGGGTCCTCCAGAAAGCGGTGACGGGGATGGGGTACTGCGCCGACCTCGCCGAGGACGGCGACAAGGCGCTCGCCCTGTTGTCGAAACACCCTTATGCCGCGGCTTTCGTGGATATCCGGATGCCGGGGATGGAGGGGATAGAGGTGCTCGAACGCGTCCAGGCGAGAAAGTCCTCCACCCGGTTCTTCGTCATGACAGCCGTCCGGCGGCCCGACGCGGCGGCGCGATCCACGCGCGCGGGAGCGGCTGAGTTCATCACCAAGCCGTTCGACCTGTCGCACATAGAAAAACTTCTCAAGGACCTGGAAAAGGAATCCTCCTCGCGGGAGCGGCCGTTCCGCGAGGAGGACGCCGAGGAGTGGCGGTCGTCCCGGATCGTCGGGAAAAGCCGCGCCATTCTCGAGGTGTTCCAGAGCGTCGGGAAAATCGCGGACTCGGAGGCCACCGTCCTGCTGCTGGGCGAACGAGGCGTCGGCAAGGAGCTGGTGGCCCGATGCATCCATGATCTTGGCACACCCGGCGGTCCGTTCGTGACCGTCAATACCTCCGCCATTCCGAGGGACCTTCAGGAGGCCGAGCTGTTCGGATTCGAAAAAGGATCGTTCACCGGCGCGGAAACCGCACGGGAAGGAAAGCTGGAAGCCGCCATGGGGGGAACGCTTTTCCTGGACGAGATCGGCGACACCCCGCACGAGCTGCAGGTCAAGCTGCTTCGCGTCCTCCAGGAAAAGGAATTCACGAGGCTCGGCTCGAACCGTCCTCTCAAGTTCAGGGGCAGGGTTATCGCAGCCACCAACCGCGACCTTAGGCGGCTTACTGCGGATGGGAAATTCCGCGAGGACCTATTCGACCGGCTGAACGTCTTCCCCGTCCGCGTACCTCCGCTTTCCGAGAGACGGGAAGACATCCCCCTGCTGGCCGATTTCTTCCTTCAGAAATACTGCACGCTGCTTTCCCGGCCTCCGAAGTCGTTCTCGAAAGAGGCGCTCGAGGAGCTTTCATCCCGCACCTGGAAGGGGAACGTCCGGGAGCTGGAGAATTTCGTGCAGCGCCTGGCGGTCCTCTCCGCCGGAAAACTCCTGCGCAAGGAGGAGGTCGTCCGCGAGCTGGCGAAGGCGGAAGGGGCCCCCGACCTTTCCACCGCCCCCCTCGAGCAGCTGATAGAGGAAAGGATCCGGGAGTTCGTGCGCCGATTCGGCGAAACCATCGGCGACGAGGAGAACCTTCATGCGCTTTTCCTGCGCCAGATGGAGAAGCCGCTTATCAAGGTCGTGATGGAGGCGGCGGGGGGGAACCAGATAAAGGCCGCCGGGATCCTGGGCATCAACCGGAACACGCTCCGCAAGAAACTCGTTTTCCTGTCGCTCTTTCCGAAATCCGGGAAGAAGAAAAGGAAGTCCCGTTGAACAGCGGCAACGCGGGCGTTCCTGCGGCCGGACGGATCCGCGGCCTTTACGCGATACTCGATCCTTCCGCGGCGGTCCGCGGGGGAGAAGACCCGGAAACGTCCCTCGACCTGGCCCTTTCGGAAGCGCTGGAGGGCGGATGCCGCACTTTCCAGTACCGGGACAAGTTTTCCCCTGCTCGCCTGCTGCTCGCGCGGGCGAAACGTTTCGCCTGCGCTTGCCGTGAGGCGGGAGCGCTCTTCCTGGTGAACGACCGGCTCGACGTGGCGCTGCTTTCGGGGGCGGAAGGATGCCACCTGGGACAGGACGACCTCCCGCTTCCCGCCGCCAGGCGAATCGTTCCGGAAAATTTTCTCCTCGGCGTTTCCACACATAACGTCTCCGAGGCAAGGAAGGCACAGGAGGATGGCGCCGATTACATAGGAGTGGGCGCCGTATACAGGACGATGAGCAAGGACGATGCGCTGGAACCTCGCGGCCCCGGGCTCGTGCAGGAGGTCTCGGAGGCGGTTTCGATTCCAACGGTAGCCATTTCGGGTATCACCCGGGAGAACGCGCGTGAAGTCATCCGCGCCGGGGCCGCCGCATTTGCCGTGATCTCGAACCTTTTTTCCGGACCGGGTGTCCGCGAACGGACCGAGGAGTTCCTAAGGATATGGGAAGAAGAAACGTCCCGCCGGTGATATTGGCCTTCGGAGGCTACGACCCCACGGGCGGCGCGGGTATACTGATGGACGCGAAGGCCATCCACGCCGCGGGGGGGTATGCCGCAGCAGTACCCTCCTGCCTTGCGGTCCAGACAACCGCCGCCTTTCATCGCATAGTCCCCATTCCGCGGGACGCTGTCGACAGCTCGCTCGCATGCGCTGCGAAAAGCTTTCCGATTCGCGCGGTGAAAATCGGCATGGTTGGAACGCGGCAGTCTGCGGAGAGCATCCTTTCATTCCTTGACCGTAATCCCCGGCTGCCTGTCGTCCTCGACCCGGTGCTGCGGGCCTCCTCGGGAACCCCTCTCCTCTTCGGGAACGCCTTGCCCGCGTACCGGAAGCTGCTGTTTCGCGCAAACGTGATTACTCCCAACCTGCCCGAGGCGGAGAAGATCCTCGACCGGAAGCTCCGCACGTTCGGCGAGGCGATAATCGCCGCGAGAGACATATACGGCGCAACCGGCGGGAACGTAATCCTCAAGGGAGGACATTTCCCCTGGAAGGGCAAGCGGGGAATCGATATCGTATTCGAGGACGGCCTCGTCACCCTTCTGCCGCCGGACGGAAAACCGGCCCGCCGCGATGCGCACGGCACCGGATGCGCCCTTGCGTCGGCCATGGCTGCACGGTTGGCGCTTGGAGAGCCGGTCGTGGACTCGGCCCGGTCCGCGAAAAAGATGCTCGAATGGTGGCATGCCGGGGGATTCCCGTCGTCGGAGGGCCGGTGGACGCTTTTCGCCCGCCGCGGGTAGCCCGCTTTTCCCACGATACACGATGAAGGGTTAAGGAGGCAGAACGCCGATGCTTCGCTGCGGGGCGCATGCTATTCTTTTCGCAACGATTCTTTTATGCGCATCATGCGCGCACAGGGAGGCGATCTCGCCGGCCGCAGTCAAACCCGCTCCCAAAGGTCCCAAGGTGGCCCTTGCCCTCGGCGCCGGCTCTTCGAAGGGGTTCGCCCACATCGGCGTCCTGAAGGTCCTTGAAGCCAACAAGATACCCGTCCACATGATCGTCGGCACCAGCGCGGGAAGCTTCGTCGGATGCTTCTATGCGTACGGATATAACACGTACCAACTTCAGCGGCTCGCGTTCGCAATCGAGAAAGGCGACATCGCCGACCTCACCGTCCCCGACAACGGGTTCATAAAGGGAGAGAAGCTTGAGGAGTACGTCAATCGGGCCGTCCGGAACACTCCGCTCGAGAGCATGAGGATCCCCTTCTACGCCATCGCCACGGACATACAGAGCGGGCAGGAGTTCGTCTTCGGAACGGGGAACACGGGGAAGGCCGTACGCGCGAGCTGCTCGATCCCCGGCGTTTTCCGTCCCGTCCGGATCGGCCAACGAACGTACGTGGACGGCGGCATCGTAAGCCCGGTGGCGGTGGACGCGGCGAGAAAGCTCGGGGCCGACGTCGTCATCGCGGTGGACATCTCATCGGACCACGAGGGGGGGCCGGCCCCCGAGAGCACCGTGGACACGATTCTCCACTCTATCGGGATCATGTATGCGCGGCTCTCGGCAAATCAGCTCGGCCGTGCGGACGTCGTTATCCGGCCGAAGGTCGGCCACATCGGAGCGAGCGATTTCAACAGGCGGCACGATGCGATCCTGGAGGGCGAGAAGGCCGCCCAGGACGCATTACTCAAGATCAGGGACGTTCTCAGGCTATACGGTGAGGGAAAGACGGGGCTGTAGCCTCGGCCGCGCCGGAAGTTATTCCACCCCCCATTCGCGCAACCGCTCCCGGACGGATCTTTCCAGCGCAGACCTTTTCCCGTTCGAGACCGCGAGGAATGCGGAGTAGCCCTCGGCTGCCCTGGCGCGTTTTCCCATTCGTTCGTAGACAGTCCCGAGGTGATAAAGAACATCGGCGTCGGAGGGAAACCTGCGTCTGGCGGCAATAAGCGTCTCTTCGGCTTCCGCAAGAAGGCCTTGCCTCGATTGGGCGATGGCAAGATTGACGCGGTGGGCCGGGCGTCCGGGATCGAGAAACGCCGAGCGGGAAAAAAGCTCCGCTGCCTCAGGGTTGCGTCCCTCGCTCAAGCGAAGTATGCCTTCATTCATCAGTGCTGATGGATATTCCGGATCCATGGAAAGCGCCGTTTCGATCGCGTTGCCTGCCTCTTCCGTTTTTCCCTGGCGCAGAAGTGCAATGCCAAGGCCGTTCCACCCCTCGATAAGCGACGGATCCTGCCCGACAAGCTCGCGGAACCGGCGTGCCGCGGCTTCCCAGTCGTTGCGCTCCCCGGCCTCGATCCCTTCGTTGTAGCACGCCATCGCAAGCGTCCTGTCATCATGCTGTGGCCGCGGCGCCGCAGGGGGAGGAAGAGGAGGCAGCGGATGCGCGTTACGGGAACCTGCGCGCGACGGAACGGAAGGCGGCGCCGATCGCCGGGAGCCGGCCGCTGCCGGAGTTCGTTCCTGCGTGGTCTCCGGATTCGGCGTATCTCGGGGAACAGGGGCTTCAACCGTCGGGGCCTGGGTGGGGCCTGCGTTAACGACCGCGCCCCCGGCCGGTTGCTGCAGGGCAATGCGGGGAGCTTCCTGCGTGAAGCGGCGAAAGAAATAAGCCCCTGCCGCGAGGAGGCACACGACGGCAAGTGCAGCTCCCGCGCGCATCGCGAGCTTTTTCCGTTCGGCGGGCGCATGCCCCGCGTTATGGATTATGCCAGGCGAAGCCGACGACGACGTCGCGAACTGCGCTTTGCGCAACGCATCCTGGAGAAGACTCAAAAGGCCCTCCCGTGCGCCGCAAGCACCGCCAGGATCGCCGTGGCCGTGGTGGTGGCCGCCCAGGGCAACCAACGTTTCGCGCGGCGGAATATGCCGGCCCGTTCGGCGAGGGACTCGGCCGCGCGCCGCACGTCTTTTCGCTCGACGACCGCCGAGCCCCTCAGGAATGCGGCGAGAAACGCCCGGTCGCACAGCTTGTTTATCAGACGCGGCACCCCCCGCGTGCCCCGGTACACCGCCCTTTCCGCCCCGGGCGCCATCAACGGCCGCCCTCCGCTGCCGGCCACCGCGAGCCGATGCCCGATATACCGGGCGGTCTCCTTATCGGTCAACGGCAGGATTTCCGCCCGTACGGTGACCCTCTGGGTGAGCTGCCGCAGCTCGGGCAGCGACAGCTTTTCCTTCAGCTCGTTCTGCCCTATGAGAACGATCTGGAGCAACTTTCGTTTGTCGGTCTCCAGGTTGGACAACAGCCGGATTTGCTCGAGCAGGGCCGATGGCAGGTTCTGCGCCTCGTCGACGATCAGGACAGGGAGCCTCCCCTTTTCCGCCTCCGCAAGCAGGAACCTGTTCAGCTCGTCGAGGCAGTCCTTCTTCGTCCCGCGGGGATCCTCTCCGCCGAAGTCGGTCAGGATCGCTCTTACTAGTTCCTTTTCCGTCAGCAGCGGATTCACTATAAGGGACGTCGAGTGTCGTTCCGGCAGCCGCGAAAGCATCGCCCTGCAGACGGTGGTCTTCCCGACCCCGATGTCCCCGGTGATGACGATGAACCCTTCGCCGCCCCCAAGACCGAACTGAAGGTGGTCGAGGGCCTGCTGATGGCTCCCGGACAGGAACAGAAAACCGGGGTCCGGCGTGAGGGAGAACGGCTTTTCCTTCAGTTGGAACCAGGCCTCGTACATGGCGTCACTCCCAGGGCTCGAGCCCCTTGGATTCCCCTTTGGTCCCGTATACCCATGGTTTCCCGCCCACGTGGTATCCACGGTCCGCGCGCAGGAGCCTCTCCTGCTCCAGGGCGGCGATCTCCGCAGCGTTGGAGTCCTGCAGAAGCCGCGGGGTGATAAGGATCACGAGCTCGGTCTTCTTCTTCGTCTGATCCGTGTTGCGGAAAAGGGCTCCCAGGAACGGTATGTCTCCGAGCAGCGGAACGCTTCTCACGACCTCCTGGGTTCGTTCCTGCATCAGGCCGCCGATGAAGACCGTCTGCCCCTCCGCCACGGTCACCATCGTGTTGGTCTCGCGTACGTCCACGATGGGAGCGGTATTTCCGTCGGGCGCGGTCGCGTTTCCGACCTTTTCGGTGATGGAGGGGTGTATGGCCAGCATGATCCTGCCGTCCCGCCCGATCTGCGGCGTCACGGAAAGAATTATCCCCTCGGTGATCGTATCGGGAGTGAAGGTCACGAAAGCCGCGGAGGTCGTCGTCGCCGGCGTGACCACGGCCCGGAAGAACACGTCCTGCCTGCCGATCCTGATGATCGCCTTCTGGTTGTTGAGAGTCGACACCTTCGGCGCGGACAGCACGTTGATCTGCCCCGACTGGGCCAGCGCGTCGATTACCGCATCGAACTTGCCTCCCGCGACTCCCACCTGGAACGCCGTGGTGCCGGCGGAGAGGGACTGTCGGGCGGTGGCCCCGCCGGAAAGCGCGCCGGTCAGGGAAACCGAGGTCAGGTCGGGAAGCGCCGTCCAGTTGATCCCGTATTGCGTGCGGTCGTCGAGCGTGATCTCGAGTATCTTCGTCTCGATGGTCACGCCGCTCCGGGAGCGCGCCTCGAGCGTCCGCAGGTACCGGTCCACCTTGTCCAGGTTCTCCCGGTAGTCGGTCACGGCGAGAGTGCCCGCTGCCTTGTTGATGGCGGCTTTGGCGTCTCCGCCGGAAAGGAGGGAATTCACCTCGTCCAGCATGCCGCTCCAAAAATCGAATTTCTCTTCGGTGGTTACGATGTTGCGGCTCTCGCTCTCACCGCCGGATGACGATCCGCCGGCCGTGGACGTGCTTCCGCCGGTCGTCGCGGAGCCTCCGCCGGTCGAAGTCGAGGCGGTGAGCGAGCCGGACCCGGCGCGGGAAGTCAGCAGATAGTCGACTCGGAATATCCGCGTCATCCGCTTCAAAGGAAGCACGCGCACGGTCTTTCCGTCCCGCTCCACCCGGCAGCCCACGAGTCCGCAAGCCTCGTCCATGATCTCGGTCGCAGTCGCGCCCTTTATGTCCATCGTCACGGAGCCCGATACATCGGATGAAAGAACGAGGTTGAGGTCGTTCTCCTTTGCAAGGGAGAGAAAAAGCTCGCGCGCGTCGGCGCCTGCCATCACCAGCGTGTATCGGCGCGGGGCTTTCCGGAATTCGTCGGGCGACCGCTTCGCCCCTTCCATGCCTGCGACCGGAGCATCCGGGAGCGGCGCGGTCGCGGAAGGGGCGCCTTCGACCTGACCTGCCCGCTTCGCCGGCGGCGCAGCCCCCCGGGAGACGACGGCGCCTGCCGGCTGTTCCTTCCGTAAGGCTTGCCGTCCGTAGCATCCGCACTGCGTTACGACAAGGACGGCGCATGCCGCAAACAGCATCCCGCGCAGCACGGGTCTGCGCCCCCTGAATTTCCCTTTCACAGGTTCCCTCCTCCGCCCTTGCCGCCACGAGGCATGGGTTTGAAAAGCTCCACCACGCGGGTCTCTCCGCCACTGCGCAACGTCACCGAATAGCGCTCCACCCGCTCCACCGTCCAGATCCCGATACGTTCGCCGACCGGAACGATCCGGCTGCCGAACAGCGCGAACCCCGATTGTCCCGAGACGACCGTCCCGCGCAGGACCGACGGCATGTCCCGGTCTCTCGCCGTTCCACCCATGCCTGCGGCGGTTTCGGTCGCGCGCACATCCGCGGAAGCATGCCGTCCCTTCCACTGCGGTACAAACGGATTTCTGTCCCACGACCAGGCGATCGCCCCCGCTGCCGGGGAGGAAGCCAGCGCCTTCCCGGCAGTCCCGCGATCGGGTGAAATCCCGCGCGATTCCGAACCGGCGGCTTCCGCAGCGCTCTGCCCCGCCGCCTGCGCGGGGGAGGGTTGCGCCGGAGACGTTCTTGCGGAGACGGCGGGGTAAAAAAACCTTGCGGCGACGGCGATAACGGCCAACGCCGCAAGGCCCGCCGCCACTCTCTTGTCCCCCATCAGCTCGCGCACCGATTTCATTGCGGCATGCCGTAGTACGCCGATAGATCCACAGTCGCCTCCATCTCCCCCTCTTTCTCCTTGACCGCGACGCTGCGGACCGACAGGAGCCGCTTCATTTTCGGGATGCCGTCCATAAATTCAGCCATATCCTTGTATCCGGAATGGAAAACGAGGCGAAGGCGAAGCTCCCCGAAGCCGTTGGCTTTGCCCTGTTCAGCGGGATGAGCCGCCCCCGGCCCCTCCGCAGCGCCGCTACCGGCAGTCTTGTCGTCCGTCGGCACGGAGATCCGCAGCCCCCCGAGATTGTGCAGAACCGCCCGCCGGGCGATCTCCGCCATCAGCCGGTCCATTTCATGCGATTCGGGCACCTTCTCCTTCCACTCCCGAACGGAGTCCTCCCATCCGTGCCCTTCCTTGCCGGCGGTCTGCGCCATATCCCCCCAGGCGCGCAGGGCGTTTCCCCTCTCGGCTTCCTTCGCGGCGACCTCCGCCCGCAGGCTTCGGATCTCCCGAATCTTCGGCGAAAACACGAGAAGGTACGAAACCGCCGTGAGGAGGACCAATACGCCGGCAACCGGAACCAGCGGGCTTTTCCCGAGGAGCTTTCTCATCTGCCCCCGCCTGTCCCTTCGCGCGGCAGTGAAAAACTCACGAGGAATTCCTGTTCGTACCCTCTTCCCTCTTCCGCCCTTAAGGGCCGCATTTCTTGTGGAGCGTAACGCGCTTCGGCGATCGTCCGCGTTTTTCCGACCGCAACGAGGAACGCGTTAACCTTCTCCTGGGCATCCGACGGGTCTTTCCCCCGTGCCTTGCCTCGCAATTCTCCGCGGAATGCGTCCCCCGAACGCTCGATGGTGAGGCTCGCGAACGCCACCTCCGCGGGTACCGACGCGCCGAGCGAGGCGAACAACGCCTTCCAGCCGTTGAAGGGAGCGGAAAGCGCCCGCTCTCCCGCGGTCGCGTCCTCGGCGGCCTTCCTTAGGGAGAGCCATGCGCCGAACTCCTCCTTCATTCCGTCGCCTGTCCGCACCCCTGAGGCGCTCCCCGAGAGCGCGAGACGGTACTCGTTCCGCGCTTTCTGCAGCCCCGCAAAAAGCCCCGCGTTGGCCGCCACGAACACCGCGAGGACGGCCGCGAATGCAATGAGGCTCCCGCGCCGCTCCTTTCGCCGCATCAATCCTTCCGGAAGCAGGTTGGCCTGCCCGGGCACCTGTCCCGCAACCGCAAGTCCTATGGGAACGCCGAACTCGGCCGCGTTTTCGTCCCTCACCACTCCGCAGGACGCCGCGATCGCGGGATGGGGGGAAATCTCGAGCTTGAGCCGGGCCCTTATGAGGCTCGCCGCCTCATCGGAAGGCGCACGTCCGCTCCAGTAAAGATTGCTGATCGATCCCCCTCGAGAGATCTGCCTGAAGTACAGAAGCGACCGGGTCAACTCCGTCACCAGCCGCTCGGCCATGGCTTCGGCGTCGCTCTGCGCGGCCGGAGGCGCCGGCTCCTGCCGGTCCTGGCCCAGATCGATGTTTTTATAGTCCGGCGGCTCCGGGGCCGCTACCGGCCGGAGAGGGGCTTCAAGCGCGAATTCCCTGGAGAACCGGAGCTTCCCGCCGTCCGAAATGCCGATCACGCAGCGGCCCGCTTCCGAATGGAGGAACCCTGCGAGGAGGTCTTTCTTTTCCTCCGGATGCAGGGACGCAAGGGCCAGAGGTATCGAGGCGATTCGTGCAGGAGAGATCCCGGCCTCCAGCAGCAGGAAGGTAAGCCGCTTTATCTCGAACTCCGGGGTGTAGACGGCGAGCACTTCCTGGCGCTCGATGCCTCCTTCCGACAATTTGCCGATCGCCTCTCCCGTAACCTTCATCTCGGCGATCGGCGTGGTGGTCTCCTGGGCCACCTTTCCCCGCAACAGCTCTATCCGCGCCTCGCCCGCCACGGGCGGGATCGTGTAAATCCTGTGCTCGATCACAGGCCCCGAATAGCCGACGAGAGCCCGCTTCGCGGCGAATCCGTTCCCGGAAAGGAATTCCCGCATGGCCCGCCCCACTGCGGAAGGCTCCCCCGCGGGCCTCTCCATCGAAGCCGTCCTGGTGACCTGGACGGGAAACGTGTTCGGAACGAACTCCACCGCCCGGATCAGCCTGGGGGTGATCTCCAGGGCCAGCATCTTCCCTTTAGGAGCCGCGCTCATTCTTCATCTCAGGTAAAGATTCAGTTGGGCCTGCTGGTTGTTGGACGGCACGTAGACCACCGCCTGGCCCGAAGTGACCGGACCCGCCAGGGAAAGCCTGCACGTGCCCGCCACTGCGTGCAAACCCGCGTGGTAACCGTTGAACGAATACGGGGGACCCGCCGCAGGGGGCAGCACGATGGACGCGGTCGCCTGGTTGCCGTTGTT is a genomic window containing:
- a CDS encoding AAA family ATPase; translation: MYEAWFQLKEKPFSLTPDPGFLFLSGSHQQALDHLQFGLGGGEGFIVITGDIGVGKTTVCRAMLSRLPERHSTSLIVNPLLTEKELVRAILTDFGGEDPRGTKKDCLDELNRFLLAEAEKGRLPVLIVDEAQNLPSALLEQIRLLSNLETDKRKLLQIVLIGQNELKEKLSLPELRQLTQRVTVRAEILPLTDKETARYIGHRLAVAGSGGRPLMAPGAERAVYRGTRGVPRLINKLCDRAFLAAFLRGSAVVERKDVRRAAESLAERAGIFRRAKRWLPWAATTTATAILAVLAAHGRAF
- a CDS encoding secretin N-terminal domain-containing protein, with translation MKGKFRGRRPVLRGMLFAACAVLVVTQCGCYGRQALRKEQPAGAVVSRGAAPPAKRAGQVEGAPSATAPLPDAPVAGMEGAKRSPDEFRKAPRRYTLVMAGADARELFLSLAKENDLNLVLSSDVSGSVTMDIKGATATEIMDEACGLVGCRVERDGKTVRVLPLKRMTRIFRVDYLLTSRAGSGSLTASTSTGGGSATTGGSTSTAGGSSSGGESESRNIVTTEEKFDFWSGMLDEVNSLLSGGDAKAAINKAAGTLAVTDYRENLDKVDRYLRTLEARSRSGVTIETKILEITLDDRTQYGINWTALPDLTSVSLTGALSGGATARQSLSAGTTAFQVGVAGGKFDAVIDALAQSGQINVLSAPKVSTLNNQKAIIRIGRQDVFFRAVVTPATTTSAAFVTFTPDTITEGIILSVTPQIGRDGRIMLAIHPSITEKVGNATAPDGNTAPIVDVRETNTMVTVAEGQTVFIGGLMQERTQEVVRSVPLLGDIPFLGALFRNTDQTKKKTELVILITPRLLQDSNAAEIAALEQERLLRADRGYHVGGKPWVYGTKGESKGLEPWE